The following are from one region of the Sandaracinus amylolyticus genome:
- a CDS encoding OsmC family protein: MAKRTADVVWNGNLREGRGSIATQSTAVKASYSVRSRMEDGPGSNPEELLGAAHAACFTMAVSAILSSAGLTPTELRTHASVTLANDGGQFSIPEIALELEGVVPGIDEATFVRHAETAKATCPVSKALAGVPKITLRASLKTA, encoded by the coding sequence ATGGCCAAGCGAACTGCAGACGTGGTGTGGAACGGCAACCTGCGCGAGGGACGCGGCAGCATCGCGACCCAGAGCACCGCCGTGAAGGCGAGCTACTCGGTGCGCTCGCGCATGGAGGACGGTCCGGGCTCGAACCCCGAGGAGCTGCTCGGCGCGGCCCACGCCGCGTGCTTCACGATGGCGGTCAGCGCGATCCTCAGCAGCGCGGGGCTCACGCCGACCGAGCTCCGCACCCACGCGAGCGTCACGCTCGCGAACGACGGCGGGCAGTTCTCGATCCCCGAGATCGCGCTCGAGCTCGAGGGCGTCGTCCCGGGCATCGACGAGGCGACGTTCGTTCGCCACGCCGAGACCGCGAAGGCGACGTGCCCGGTGTCGAAGGCGCTCGCAGGCGTGCCGAAGATCACGCTGCGCGCCTCGCTGAAGACCGCCTGA
- a CDS encoding catalase → MSKLTHASGAPVVDNQNTLTAGPRGPTLLEDVWLLEKLAHFDREVIPERRMHAKGSGAYGHFTVTHDITRHTKAALFSEIGKRTEAFVRFSTVAGERGAADAERDIRGFAVKLYTEEGIWDLVGNNTPVFFLRDPLRFPDLNHAVKRDPHTGMRSAESNWDFWTLMPEALHQVTIVMSDRGLPRGYRHMHGFGSHTFSFVNAKNERCWVKFALKTQQGIQNLTDAEAQELVGRDRESSQRDLFEAIERGDFPRWTLFVQIMSEEQARTWRQNPFDLTKVWPHADFPLIEVGVLELNRNPENVFAEVEQAAFSPANVVPGIGFSPDRMLQARLFSYGDAQRYRLGVNHHQIPVNAPKCPVHSYHRDGQGRVDGNQGRRLAYVPNSHGEWTDSPERMEPPLALEGAATHFDHRLDGDDHSQPGALFRLFSPEEKQRLFDNTARAMRGVSREVCERHVANCTKADPEYGAGVARALGLDR, encoded by the coding sequence ATGAGCAAGCTGACGCATGCCTCGGGCGCCCCGGTCGTCGACAACCAGAACACGCTCACCGCCGGGCCCCGAGGTCCGACGTTGCTCGAGGACGTCTGGCTCCTCGAGAAGCTCGCGCACTTCGATCGCGAGGTGATCCCCGAGCGGCGCATGCACGCGAAGGGCTCGGGCGCGTACGGCCACTTCACGGTCACGCACGACATCACGCGCCACACGAAGGCCGCGCTCTTCTCCGAGATCGGCAAGCGCACCGAGGCGTTCGTGCGGTTCTCGACGGTCGCGGGCGAGCGCGGCGCGGCCGACGCCGAGCGCGACATCCGCGGCTTCGCGGTGAAGCTCTACACCGAAGAGGGCATCTGGGATCTCGTCGGCAACAACACGCCGGTGTTCTTCCTGCGCGACCCGCTGCGCTTCCCCGATCTCAACCATGCGGTGAAGCGCGACCCGCACACCGGCATGCGCAGCGCCGAGAGCAACTGGGACTTCTGGACGCTCATGCCCGAGGCGCTGCACCAGGTGACGATCGTGATGAGCGATCGCGGCCTGCCTCGCGGCTACCGCCACATGCACGGGTTCGGCAGCCACACGTTCAGCTTCGTGAACGCGAAGAACGAGCGCTGCTGGGTGAAATTCGCGCTGAAGACCCAGCAGGGGATCCAGAACCTCACCGACGCGGAGGCGCAGGAGCTCGTCGGTCGCGATCGCGAGAGCTCGCAGCGCGATCTCTTCGAGGCGATCGAGCGCGGCGACTTCCCGCGCTGGACGCTCTTCGTGCAGATCATGAGCGAGGAGCAGGCGCGCACGTGGCGCCAGAACCCGTTCGATCTGACGAAGGTGTGGCCGCACGCCGACTTCCCGCTGATCGAGGTCGGCGTGCTCGAGCTGAACCGCAACCCGGAGAACGTGTTCGCCGAGGTCGAGCAGGCCGCGTTCTCTCCCGCGAACGTCGTGCCGGGGATCGGGTTCTCGCCCGATCGCATGCTGCAGGCGCGCCTCTTCTCGTACGGCGATGCGCAGCGATATCGGCTCGGCGTGAACCACCACCAGATCCCGGTGAACGCGCCGAAGTGCCCGGTGCACAGCTATCACCGTGACGGTCAGGGCCGCGTCGACGGCAACCAGGGCCGTCGCCTCGCGTACGTCCCGAACTCGCACGGCGAGTGGACCGACAGCCCCGAGCGCATGGAGCCGCCGCTCGCGCTCGAGGGCGCGGCGACCCACTTCGATCACCGTCTCGACGGCGACGATCACTCGCAGCCCGGCGCGCTCTTCCGGCTCTTCTCGCCCGAGGAGAAGCAGCGCCTCTTCGACAACACCGCGCGCGCGATGCGCGGCGTGAGCCGCGAGGTGTGCGAGCGCCACGTCGCGAACTGCACGAAGGCGGATCCCGAGTACGGCGCCGGCGTGGCGCGCGCGCTCGGGCTCGATCGCTGA
- a CDS encoding ferritin-like domain-containing protein, with protein sequence MKRFVPVHNREQLQALLAEAAEVEHDLMCCYLYAAFSLKDARDGDLLEHELPAIERWRATILRVALEEMTHLSLVANLMTAIGAPPHFDRSNFPISAGAHPSRLVLELAPCDRATLEHFVFLERPVGIELPDGAGFDVTRSYSRDARPTRYMPSAQDYDTVGELYAAIRIGFDHLSDELGEKGLFIGDPSAQVGPDLMSLPAIRAVTDLASAHAALDTIVLQGEGAPGHSEGSHFAMFSQVRDEHAELSAARPDFRAARPAARNPVMRSPLDPRGRVWIVEPDAAALLDVANSIYTLSLRLLCQGFVRSGDRDAKRTLLASAVDAMRAFAILGTELTRLPASPEHPGVNAGVSFALLRSVDTIPHGRSEWTFLAERARELAGACGSIARIASPIAHTVRVMERLAGALEEQRALEDQRATSTPSAPPQPSPRRTLTVVPPQPGAFVEEARTEEVALRFEGRRCIHARHCVLGEPTVFLANVQGPWLHPETVSVEALVRVAQACPSGAITYQRFDGGPQEEAPAVNTIRIRENGPLAIHAALAIEGEDPRHRATLCRCGRSRKKPFCDGSHTEGFAASGEPASIETTALPVRDGTLAVVPIEDGPLDVRGNVEICAGTGRIVLRTSGVRLCRCGGSSTKPVCDGTHARIGFRSS encoded by the coding sequence ATGAAGCGCTTCGTGCCGGTCCACAACCGCGAGCAACTGCAGGCGCTCCTCGCCGAGGCCGCCGAGGTCGAGCACGACCTCATGTGCTGTTATCTCTACGCCGCGTTCTCGCTGAAGGACGCGCGCGACGGAGATCTGCTCGAGCACGAGCTGCCCGCGATCGAGCGCTGGCGCGCGACCATCCTGCGGGTCGCGCTCGAGGAGATGACGCACCTCTCGCTGGTCGCGAACCTGATGACGGCGATCGGGGCGCCGCCCCACTTCGATCGATCGAACTTCCCGATCAGCGCGGGCGCGCATCCGTCGCGCCTGGTGCTCGAGCTCGCGCCCTGCGATCGCGCGACCCTCGAGCACTTCGTGTTCCTCGAGCGGCCGGTGGGCATCGAGCTCCCCGACGGCGCCGGCTTCGACGTGACGCGCAGCTACTCGCGCGACGCGCGCCCCACTCGCTACATGCCGTCGGCACAGGACTACGACACGGTCGGCGAGCTCTACGCGGCGATCCGGATCGGCTTCGACCACCTCTCCGACGAGCTCGGCGAGAAGGGGCTCTTCATCGGCGATCCTTCGGCGCAGGTCGGCCCTGATCTCATGTCGCTGCCCGCCATCCGTGCGGTGACCGACCTCGCGTCGGCGCACGCCGCGCTCGACACGATCGTGCTCCAGGGCGAAGGCGCGCCGGGGCACTCGGAGGGATCGCACTTCGCGATGTTCTCGCAGGTGCGCGACGAGCACGCGGAGCTCTCGGCGGCGCGCCCCGACTTCCGCGCGGCGCGCCCGGCGGCCCGGAACCCGGTGATGCGCAGCCCGCTCGATCCCCGCGGTCGCGTGTGGATCGTCGAGCCCGACGCGGCCGCGCTGCTCGACGTCGCCAACTCGATCTACACGCTCTCGCTGCGGCTCCTCTGTCAGGGCTTCGTGCGCAGCGGCGATCGCGACGCGAAGCGCACGCTGCTCGCGTCGGCGGTCGACGCGATGCGCGCGTTCGCGATCCTCGGCACCGAGCTGACGCGCCTGCCCGCGAGCCCCGAGCATCCCGGCGTGAACGCGGGCGTGAGCTTCGCGCTCCTGCGCTCGGTCGACACGATCCCGCACGGACGGAGCGAGTGGACGTTCCTCGCCGAGCGCGCGCGCGAGCTCGCCGGTGCGTGTGGATCGATCGCGCGGATCGCATCGCCGATCGCGCACACGGTGCGGGTGATGGAGCGCCTCGCGGGGGCCCTCGAGGAGCAGCGCGCGCTGGAGGACCAGCGGGCGACGAGCACGCCCTCCGCGCCTCCGCAGCCTTCACCGCGTCGCACGCTGACCGTCGTGCCGCCGCAGCCCGGCGCGTTCGTCGAAGAGGCGCGCACCGAGGAGGTCGCGCTCCGGTTCGAGGGCCGGCGCTGCATCCACGCGCGGCACTGCGTGCTCGGCGAGCCGACGGTGTTCCTCGCCAACGTGCAGGGACCGTGGCTGCACCCCGAGACCGTCTCGGTCGAAGCGCTGGTGCGCGTCGCGCAGGCGTGCCCGAGCGGCGCGATCACCTACCAGCGCTTCGACGGCGGACCGCAGGAAGAAGCGCCCGCGGTGAACACGATCCGCATCCGCGAGAACGGCCCGCTCGCGATCCACGCGGCGCTCGCGATCGAAGGCGAGGACCCGCGCCATCGCGCCACGCTCTGTCGCTGTGGCCGCAGCCGCAAGAAGCCGTTCTGCGACGGCTCGCACACCGAGGGATTCGCGGCGAGCGGCGAGCCCGCGTCGATCGAGACCACCGCGCTGCCGGTGCGGGACGGAACGCTCGCGGTCGTGCCCATCGAGGACGGACCGCTCGACGTCCGCGGCAACGTCGAGATCTGCGCGGGCACCGGGCGCATCGTGCTGCGCACGAGCGGCGTGCGGCTCTGCCGGTGCGGCGGCTCGTCGACCAAGCCGGTGTGCGACGGCACCCACGCGCGCATCGGCTTCCGCTCGTCCTGA
- the dps gene encoding DNA starvation/stationary phase protection protein Dps codes for MYPTLNDLDVRVRTQMVELLNDRLAATIDLFNQAKQAHWNVKGPTFRALHELFDDVAEHVEEWSDTIAERAVALGGNAEGTTQRVAERTSLPAYSLDLQAGSAHVEAFSKVLAAYAALARKAIQIATEAGDADTADLFTEISREADKDLWMVEAHHPRYT; via the coding sequence ATGTACCCCACCCTGAACGATCTCGACGTGCGCGTGCGGACCCAGATGGTCGAGCTCCTGAACGACCGTCTCGCCGCCACCATCGACCTCTTCAACCAAGCCAAGCAGGCGCACTGGAACGTGAAAGGCCCCACGTTCCGCGCCCTGCACGAGCTCTTCGACGACGTCGCCGAGCACGTCGAGGAGTGGAGCGACACGATCGCGGAGCGCGCGGTCGCGCTCGGCGGCAACGCCGAAGGGACCACGCAGCGCGTGGCCGAGCGCACGTCGCTCCCCGCGTACTCGCTCGACCTGCAGGCGGGCTCGGCCCACGTCGAGGCGTTCTCCAAGGTGCTCGCCGCGTACGCCGCGCTCGCGCGCAAGGCGATCCAGATCGCGACCGAGGCCGGCGACGCCGACACCGCCGATCTCTTCACCGAGATCTCGCGCGAGGCCGACAAGGATCTCTGGATGGTCGAGGCGCACCACCCCCGCTACACGTGA
- a CDS encoding helix-turn-helix transcriptional regulator — translation MSSLHLLPSELPSPGVAARPGAGDLEPAGTFLGAMSATDWRRAPHPLVVEVRAGDRTLQLKHASIAIASGSIVLLPPHEVHAWSAPAPGAPNDVLQVHLAPPPPVIVGAAPMPFAPVRVLSRPERSALGEVLLEIESDAATLHGSGRCRERRYVRKVREHLEREWQRNVPLDELGELAGVSVFHLVRVFTREVGLPPHLFQVQCRLEHARSLLGRGTVCREVALHCGFADQSHFNRHFKRVMGFTPGAYAALRPHPRDRRVVAAFRRAAGERAWCDGELAGPERSAV, via the coding sequence ATGTCCAGCCTGCACCTCCTCCCCTCCGAGCTTCCCTCGCCGGGCGTCGCGGCGCGCCCGGGTGCGGGCGATCTCGAGCCCGCGGGCACGTTCCTCGGCGCGATGAGCGCGACCGACTGGCGGCGCGCCCCGCACCCGCTGGTCGTCGAGGTGCGCGCCGGCGATCGCACGCTGCAGCTGAAGCACGCGTCGATCGCGATCGCGTCGGGATCGATCGTGCTGCTCCCGCCCCACGAGGTGCACGCGTGGAGCGCGCCCGCACCCGGCGCCCCGAACGACGTCCTCCAGGTCCACCTCGCGCCGCCGCCGCCGGTGATCGTCGGAGCGGCACCGATGCCCTTCGCGCCGGTGCGCGTGCTGTCGCGGCCCGAGCGCAGCGCGCTCGGAGAGGTGCTCCTCGAGATCGAGAGCGACGCCGCGACGCTGCACGGCTCGGGTCGCTGCCGCGAGCGCCGCTACGTGCGGAAGGTGCGCGAGCACCTCGAGCGGGAGTGGCAGCGCAACGTGCCCCTCGACGAGCTCGGAGAGCTCGCGGGCGTCTCGGTGTTCCACCTGGTGCGCGTGTTCACGCGCGAGGTCGGGCTGCCGCCGCACCTCTTCCAGGTGCAGTGCCGGCTCGAGCACGCACGCTCGCTGCTCGGACGGGGGACCGTGTGCCGCGAGGTCGCGCTCCACTGCGGCTTCGCGGATCAGAGCCACTTCAACCGGCACTTCAAGCGCGTGATGGGCTTCACGCCCGGCGCGTACGCGGCGCTCCGGCCGCATCCGCGCGATCGACGCGTCGTGGCGGCCTTCCGCAGGGCCGCGGGGGAGCGCGCGTGGTGCGACGGTGAGCTCGCGGGCCCGGAGCGATCGGCGGTCTGA
- a CDS encoding YoaK family protein, whose product MSEPGAPKVPALLALTFVTGLVDAASVLGMGRVFVANMTGNVVFLGFALAGAENVSIVASLVAIAAFLGGALIGGRLSHAHVRRGVTRAFAIELACLAIATAVATLEGPSVTLVLIVLLGLAMGIRNAVVRSMAIPDMTTTVLTLTLTGLAADSSLAGGTSPRWARRVAAAVTMLVGALAGALLLRLGLAWVIGAAAIVEAVAIVALERVSTAATTIALAQPAKRPD is encoded by the coding sequence ATGAGCGAGCCGGGCGCTCCCAAGGTCCCCGCGCTCCTCGCGCTCACCTTCGTCACCGGGCTCGTCGACGCGGCGAGCGTGCTCGGCATGGGCCGGGTCTTCGTCGCGAACATGACGGGGAACGTGGTGTTCCTCGGCTTCGCGCTCGCAGGGGCGGAGAACGTCTCGATCGTCGCGTCGCTCGTCGCGATCGCGGCGTTCCTCGGCGGCGCGCTGATCGGTGGCCGCCTGTCGCACGCCCACGTGCGTCGGGGTGTGACCCGCGCGTTCGCGATCGAGCTCGCGTGCCTCGCGATCGCGACCGCGGTCGCCACGCTCGAGGGCCCGTCGGTCACGCTCGTGCTGATCGTGTTGCTCGGCCTCGCGATGGGGATCCGCAACGCGGTCGTGCGCAGCATGGCGATCCCCGACATGACCACGACCGTCCTCACGCTCACGCTCACCGGCCTCGCCGCGGACTCGTCGCTCGCCGGCGGGACGAGCCCGCGCTGGGCGCGTCGCGTGGCCGCCGCGGTCACGATGCTCGTCGGCGCGCTCGCAGGCGCGCTCCTCCTGCGCCTCGGTCTCGCGTGGGTGATCGGCGCGGCCGCGATCGTCGAGGCCGTCGCGATCGTGGCGCTCGAGCGCGTGAGCACCGCGGCGACGACGATCGCGCTCGCGCAGCCCGCGAAGCGACCCGACTGA
- a CDS encoding DoxX family protein — MSRAPIETPPRDRAIDVALLLHRVGSAALLWAFHMRPKLERFEEELSTFPDPFGIGHPASFVLALLSEGLCSVAVAIGLVTRVSAAAIVLTMGTVLMLAARGLEGADVQAALLYALLYLLPIVAGPGHLSLDHRLRHRYGAIRRRVERRILAWIASEAA; from the coding sequence ATGAGCCGCGCTCCCATCGAGACACCGCCCCGTGATCGTGCGATCGACGTGGCGCTGCTCCTCCACCGCGTCGGGTCGGCCGCGCTCCTCTGGGCGTTCCACATGCGCCCCAAGCTCGAGCGCTTCGAGGAGGAGCTCTCGACGTTCCCCGATCCGTTCGGGATCGGTCATCCCGCGAGCTTCGTGCTCGCGCTGCTCTCCGAGGGCCTCTGCAGCGTCGCGGTCGCGATCGGGCTCGTGACACGCGTCTCCGCCGCGGCGATCGTGCTCACGATGGGCACCGTGCTGATGCTCGCGGCGCGCGGGCTCGAGGGCGCCGATGTCCAAGCAGCGCTCCTCTACGCGCTGCTCTATCTGCTGCCGATCGTCGCGGGCCCGGGGCACCTCTCGCTGGATCACCGGCTCCGCCATCGCTACGGCGCGATCCGCCGTCGCGTCGAGCGACGCATCCTCGCGTGGATCGCGAGCGAGGCAGCATGA
- a CDS encoding amidohydrolase — protein MTDLIVHGAAITTLDPRRPTATALAVRNGRFFAVGDDAEIMALREPHTRVIDGRKRRLIPGLVDSHIHVIRGGLHYNLELRWDGVRSLADAMEMLARQVEVTPAPQWVRVVGGFTEHQFVERRLPTLDELNRVAPETPVFILHLYDRALLNRAALRACGYTKDTPDPPGGQIERDARGEPTGLLLARPNAYILYATLAKGPVLPPEQQIGSTRHFMRELNRLGVTSVIDAGGGFQSYPDDYAIVRELAARDELTLRIAYNLFTQRSGEELADFERWTKMVRPGDGDDTFRHNGAGEMLVFSAADFEDFREPRPELSPSMEPQLERVVRLLAEHRWPWRLHATYDETITRALDVFERVSRDVPFDGLHWMIDHAETISDRNIDRIAALGGGIAVQHRMMFQGEEFVRRYGAEAAERTPPIRAMLAAGVPVGAGTDATRVASYNPWVVLSWLVTGRTLGGLSLYRESNLVDRETALRLLTERNAWFSSEEGKKGRVEAGQLADFAILAGDYFAVADDRIAELESVLTVLGGRVVHGSGPYGALAPPLPPAAPDWSPVRTRSGAAPATTARARCVAHPTPRRVAPPPIDDASAFWGALGCSCWAF, from the coding sequence ATGACCGATCTCATCGTCCACGGTGCCGCGATCACCACCCTCGATCCCCGGAGGCCCACCGCCACCGCGCTCGCGGTGCGCAACGGGCGCTTCTTCGCCGTGGGCGACGACGCGGAGATCATGGCGCTCCGCGAGCCGCATACCCGCGTGATCGACGGCCGCAAGCGCCGGCTGATCCCAGGCCTCGTCGACAGCCACATCCACGTCATCCGTGGTGGCCTCCACTACAACCTCGAGCTCCGCTGGGACGGAGTGCGCTCGCTCGCCGACGCGATGGAGATGCTCGCGCGCCAGGTCGAGGTGACGCCCGCGCCGCAGTGGGTGCGCGTCGTCGGCGGATTCACCGAGCACCAGTTCGTCGAGCGACGCCTGCCCACGCTCGACGAGCTCAACCGCGTCGCGCCCGAGACGCCGGTCTTCATCCTCCACCTCTACGATCGCGCGCTCCTGAACCGAGCCGCGCTGCGCGCGTGCGGCTACACCAAGGACACGCCCGATCCTCCGGGCGGTCAGATCGAGCGCGACGCGCGCGGTGAGCCCACCGGCCTCCTCCTCGCGCGGCCCAACGCGTACATCCTCTACGCGACGCTCGCCAAAGGTCCGGTGCTCCCGCCCGAGCAGCAGATCGGCTCGACGCGGCACTTCATGCGCGAGCTCAACCGGCTCGGCGTGACCTCGGTGATCGACGCGGGCGGCGGCTTCCAGAGCTATCCCGACGACTACGCGATCGTGCGCGAGCTCGCGGCGCGCGACGAGCTCACGCTTCGCATCGCCTACAACCTGTTCACGCAGCGGAGCGGCGAGGAGCTCGCCGACTTCGAGCGGTGGACGAAGATGGTGCGCCCGGGCGATGGCGACGACACGTTCCGCCACAACGGCGCCGGCGAGATGTTGGTGTTCTCCGCGGCGGACTTCGAGGACTTCCGCGAGCCGCGCCCCGAGCTCTCGCCGTCGATGGAGCCGCAGCTCGAGCGGGTCGTGCGCCTGCTCGCCGAGCACCGCTGGCCGTGGCGCCTCCACGCGACCTACGACGAGACGATCACGCGTGCGCTCGACGTGTTCGAGCGCGTGAGCCGCGACGTGCCCTTCGACGGTCTGCACTGGATGATCGATCACGCCGAGACGATCTCGGATCGCAACATCGATCGCATCGCGGCGCTCGGCGGCGGCATCGCGGTGCAGCACCGCATGATGTTCCAGGGCGAAGAGTTCGTGCGCCGCTACGGCGCCGAGGCCGCGGAGCGCACGCCGCCGATCCGCGCGATGCTCGCGGCCGGCGTGCCGGTCGGCGCGGGCACCGACGCGACCCGGGTCGCGTCGTACAACCCGTGGGTCGTGCTCTCGTGGCTCGTCACCGGCCGCACCCTCGGCGGCCTCTCGCTCTATCGCGAGTCGAACCTCGTCGATCGCGAGACCGCGCTCCGCCTGCTCACCGAGCGCAACGCGTGGTTCTCGTCGGAGGAAGGCAAGAAGGGCCGCGTCGAGGCCGGTCAGCTCGCGGACTTCGCGATCCTCGCAGGCGACTACTTCGCGGTCGCCGACGATCGCATCGCCGAGCTCGAGTCGGTGCTCACCGTGCTCGGCGGCCGCGTCGTGCACGGCTCGGGGCCCTACGGAGCGCTCGCGCCGCCGCTTCCTCCCGCGGCGCCGGACTGGTCGCCGGTGCGCACGCGATCCGGTGCTGCGCCTGCCACGACGGCGCGAGCGCGCTGCGTCGCGCATCCGACGCCGCGCCGCGTGGCGCCTCCCCCGATCGACGACGCGAGCGCGTTCTGGGGTGCCCTCGGCTGCTCGTGCTGGGCGTTCTGA
- a CDS encoding DUF1427 family protein, which yields MKLYVVSLLAGALVGIVYAVIDVRSPAPPLVALVGLLGMLLGEQVVPVARRMSRGEPITAAWIVSECVPRITGAPPPTQPDREEHAR from the coding sequence GTGAAGCTCTACGTCGTGTCCCTCCTGGCCGGCGCGCTGGTCGGGATCGTCTACGCCGTGATCGACGTGCGCTCGCCCGCGCCCCCGCTCGTCGCGCTCGTGGGCCTGCTCGGCATGCTGCTCGGCGAGCAGGTCGTGCCGGTCGCGCGGCGGATGTCGCGCGGAGAGCCGATCACCGCGGCGTGGATCGTCTCGGAGTGCGTGCCCCGCATCACCGGCGCGCCCCCGCCGACCCAGCCCGATCGCGAGGAGCACGCGCGATGA
- a CDS encoding hydrolase, which produces MPKATTTVPKSLLSPSDHTLLLVDHQSQMVFAALSIDGVTLRNNTALVARSARVFDVATIVTTVAEKSFSGPLFPEIPKALPEHTAIDRTTMNPFEDAQVVDRINALGKDRLVIAGLWTSVCVAGPVLSAIEQGFEVFVVTDACGDVSAEAHERAVSRMVQAGARPITALAYLLELQRDWARARTYDAVVDVAKDHGGGYGLGIQYAKTMFGASEGGR; this is translated from the coding sequence ATGCCGAAGGCCACGACCACCGTTCCGAAGTCGCTCCTCTCGCCCTCCGATCACACGCTGCTCCTCGTCGATCATCAATCGCAGATGGTGTTCGCGGCGCTGTCGATCGACGGCGTCACACTGCGCAACAACACGGCGCTGGTGGCGCGCTCGGCGCGCGTGTTCGACGTCGCGACGATCGTCACCACGGTCGCCGAGAAGAGCTTCTCCGGGCCTCTCTTCCCCGAGATCCCGAAGGCGCTCCCCGAGCACACCGCGATCGATCGCACGACCATGAACCCCTTCGAGGACGCGCAGGTCGTCGATCGCATCAACGCGCTCGGCAAGGACCGCCTCGTGATCGCGGGGCTCTGGACGTCGGTGTGCGTCGCGGGCCCGGTGCTCTCGGCGATCGAGCAGGGCTTCGAGGTGTTCGTCGTGACCGACGCGTGCGGCGACGTCTCGGCCGAGGCGCACGAGCGCGCGGTGAGCCGCATGGTGCAGGCCGGCGCCCGCCCGATCACCGCGCTCGCGTACCTGCTCGAGCTGCAGCGCGACTGGGCACGTGCCCGCACCTACGACGCGGTGGTCGACGTCGCGAAGGATCACGGCGGCGGCTACGGCCTCGGCATCCAGTACGCGAAGACGATGTTCGGCGCTTCGGAAGGCGGTCGCTGA
- a CDS encoding NTP/NDP exchange transporter has translation MADPTPAPRRRHRIVDLHPGEWPIAILLAVDLFVVLVAYYVLKTAREPLVLATGGAEMKSYAAAVQALVLVPLVPMYGRLVARVRRERFVPAVIAVFIACIGLFAIAAGLRTPGIGIAFYVWVGIFSLAVVAQFWSVANDVLTEEQGKRIFPVVASGATIGAASGARIASWLFDAGLGVIALFGVAAALLALHLVCTVVAMRLHSPTPHAEHHEETNGFLLVWKSPYLRAIALMMLIANLVNTVGEYVLGRTAVESAEAALALAEGIGDPRAFVEARVGAFYGEFFFQVNVVAIALQLLVASSLVRFLGTRGAIAALPIVALGSYAMIAAGATLAIVRAAKVAENATDYSIMNTGRALLWLPTTPIEKYSAKQAIDAFFVRAGDVLAAAVVFVGAEVIELGVEGFAALNVVLCVAWLVLVASLAKKHDALSRAR, from the coding sequence GTGGCCGATCCCACTCCCGCGCCGCGCCGCCGGCACCGCATCGTCGACCTCCACCCCGGCGAGTGGCCGATCGCGATCCTCCTCGCGGTCGATCTCTTCGTGGTGCTCGTCGCGTACTACGTGCTCAAGACCGCGCGCGAGCCGCTGGTGCTCGCGACCGGCGGCGCCGAGATGAAGTCCTACGCCGCCGCGGTGCAGGCGCTGGTGCTCGTGCCGCTCGTGCCGATGTACGGGCGGCTCGTCGCGCGGGTCCGACGCGAGCGCTTCGTGCCGGCGGTGATCGCGGTGTTCATCGCGTGCATCGGTCTCTTCGCGATCGCGGCCGGTCTGCGCACGCCGGGGATCGGCATCGCGTTCTACGTGTGGGTCGGCATCTTCAGCCTCGCGGTGGTCGCGCAGTTCTGGTCGGTCGCGAACGACGTGCTCACGGAGGAGCAGGGCAAGCGCATCTTCCCGGTGGTCGCCTCGGGCGCGACGATCGGTGCGGCGTCGGGCGCGCGGATCGCGTCGTGGCTCTTCGACGCGGGGCTCGGTGTGATCGCGCTCTTCGGCGTCGCGGCCGCGCTGCTCGCGCTGCACCTCGTGTGCACCGTGGTCGCGATGCGGCTCCATTCGCCGACGCCGCACGCCGAGCACCACGAGGAGACCAACGGCTTCCTCCTGGTGTGGAAGAGCCCGTACCTGCGCGCGATCGCGCTGATGATGTTGATCGCGAACCTGGTGAACACCGTCGGCGAGTACGTGCTCGGCCGCACCGCGGTCGAGTCCGCCGAGGCCGCGCTCGCCCTCGCCGAGGGCATCGGCGATCCGCGCGCGTTCGTGGAGGCGCGCGTGGGCGCGTTCTACGGCGAGTTCTTCTTCCAGGTGAACGTCGTCGCGATCGCGCTCCAGCTCCTCGTCGCGTCGTCGCTGGTGCGCTTCCTCGGCACGCGAGGCGCGATCGCGGCGCTCCCGATCGTCGCGCTCGGCTCGTACGCGATGATCGCGGCGGGCGCGACGCTCGCGATCGTGCGCGCCGCGAAGGTCGCGGAGAACGCGACCGACTACTCGATCATGAACACCGGCCGCGCGCTCCTCTGGCTGCCGACGACGCCGATCGAGAAGTACAGCGCGAAGCAGGCGATCGACGCGTTCTTCGTGCGGGCCGGCGACGTTCTCGCCGCCGCGGTGGTGTTCGTGGGGGCCGAGGTGATCGAGCTCGGCGTCGAGGGGTTCGCGGCGCTCAACGTCGTGCTCTGCGTCGCGTGGCTCGTGCTCGTCGCCTCTCTCGCGAAGAAGCACGACGCGCTCTCTCGTGCGCGGTGA